From the genome of Vigna angularis cultivar LongXiaoDou No.4 chromosome 11, ASM1680809v1, whole genome shotgun sequence, one region includes:
- the LOC108333376 gene encoding putative cyclin-A3-1, with the protein METRAASKRKANAMVLVQKQHPKRHRVSLVQDPPKEKLQGVKNPNTKKQSSTIHHSSSPRTDESLFSHVYEYLHEMEMQKKRRPTVDYIEKVQKLFTPTMRAILVDWLVEVGEEYKLLPDTLHLSVSYIDRFLSVNPVNKSRLQLLGVSSMLIASKYEEIDPPCVNDFCSITDYTYDKAEVVKMEADILQSLKFEMGNPTVNTFLRRFADNEMTPNSQIEFLGRYLAELSLLDYDCLKFLPSVVAASAVFLSRFLISPEVHPWTPSLSECSGYKSAELKECVLILHDLYLLRKAASFKAVRDKYKQQKFKCVANLPSPPYVPNCYFEDQGCSKFCDELSLKSCLIKHMV; encoded by the coding sequence ATGGAGACTCGTGCCGCCTCAAAGAGAAAGGCAAACGCTATGGTCTTGGTCCAAAAACAACACCCCAAAAGGCATAGGGTTTCTTTGGTTCAAGATCCTCCCAAAGAGAAATTGCAAGGTGTGAAGAATCCCAATACAAAGAAGCAATCTTCCACAATCCACCACTCTTCTTCTCCCCGTACTGATGAATCCCTCTTTTCCCATGTCTATGAGTATCTTCATGAAATGGAGATGCAGAAAAAGAGGAGACCAACTGTTGACTACATTGAGAAAGTTCAGAAATTGTTTACACCAACCATGAGAGCAATCTTGGTGGATTGGTTAGTAGAAGTGGGTGAGGAGTACAAGCTTCTTCCAGACACTCTTCATCTCTCAGTTTCGTACATTGATAGGTTTTTATCGGTTAATCCGGTGAATAAATCCAGACTTCAGTTGTTGGGTGTTTCCTCCATGCTTATTGCATCCAAATACGAGGAAATTGACCCACCTTGTGTGAATGATTTTTGCAGCATCACTGATTACACATATGACAAGGCAGAGGTTGTGAAGATGGAAGCTGACATACTGCAGTCACTAAAGTTTGAAATGGGAAATCCTACTGTGAACACTTTTCTCAGAAGGTTTGCTGATAACGAAATGACTCCAAATTCACAGATTGAATTTCTGGGCCGCTATCTTGCTGAGTTAAGTTTGTTGGATTATGATTGTTTGAAATTTTTGCCTTCGGTTGTGGCCGCATCTGCTGTATTTCTTTCTAGATTTCTTATTTCGCCTGAAGTGCATCCATGGACTCCTTCTTTGAGTGAATGTTCTGGTTACAAATCAGCCGAATTGAAAGAATGTGTCTTAATTTTGCATGACCTGTACTTGTTACGAAAAGCAGCATCCTTCAAAGCTGTCCGGGATAAGTACAAGCAGCAAAAGTTCAAATGCGTTGCAAATCTGCCTTCCCCTCCTTATGTACCCAATTGTTACTTTGAAGACCAGGGATGCAGCaaattttgtgatgaattatCTCTTAAGTCATGTTTGATAAAGCACATGGTTTGA